GTAGAATCTTTACGGAGGACGCGCCCCCTAGGCTGAAGTGGGGCGAAGTGTTTGACCGGATGCCGATTCCCCGCACGAGACCGCAATTGGGATGGGCAGGGCCACACTCAGTTCGCCTGCTCGCCCCAACCACGTCCGGTCACCTGTGGATCACTGAGTTCGGTGGGATCAATGATTCCCATGTCTCGTGGAGTGTGCTAGATGCTCGCGGCAAGCAGCTCGGGCGGGTTACGTCAGTCCAGGAGGCAACCGTGCTGGACGCTGTCGAAGATCTCGTGTTGCTGCTTCTCTGGGATGTCGATGGCGTGGAGTCCGTCCAGTTGCGTCGCGTTACGCCAGCGCTTGGTGGCTCTCTGTCGCACAGTGCAGGTGGTTCTGGCAAAGGAGACCGGTGACCGCTCGGTGATGATTTAGGGCGCGTCTGCCGATCTCATACGACGGTGCCACAGTTCCCGTCTGCCTAACGAAACGTTGCTGCTGGCAGCGCGAGGCGGTGTGCGGCAGGCGGTCGCCGTGCTGGCGCACGCCGCCCGTCCGGCCGCATTTTGTTTGGAGCGCTGCAGCAGAACGCAAGGCGTTCAGCAGCGACCAAACTTCACGCGGTGCCGAGAGATAAAATCGCAGATCGTGTCAGAGGAGCGGCAAACCATGCGTCAATTCACGATAGTCGGAGCAGTGCTGGTCGCCGCGATCGTTTCACCAACGGATTCGCGGGGCCAAGTTCCGGTTGCCGTTCGGCAAGCCGCGAGCGGGATTAAACGAGCGGACTTGGAGCGTCAGATCGGAGTCCTCGCTGCTGACTCGATGCTTGGAAGACTCACCCCGTCCCCGGAACTCGACCAAGCTGCGACGTATATCGCTCACGCGTTGTCGACGAGCCGAGTGCGTCCATTCGGGGATGGAGGCTCTTACCTGCAACATGTGCGCTTTGATGTGATACGCGCGGATTCTCGTTGCTCATTCGCGGCGCTTGACGGAGCGCGGTTTGCGATGCCCAACGATGTGCGGCTTCCCACGCGGGGCGCCAGCAGTACGGACCCCGTTGCGGCACAGGGGCCGCTGGTCTACGTGCAGCACGGATGGGTGAATAAGGCGCTAGGAATTGACCCCTACGCCGGTCTTGACCTCCGCGGGAAAATCGCCGTGGTAACTGGCTATCCGGGTGGGCCGCAGCGTCTTCAAGCAGATCGCGCCCGTGGCGGTCAGTTCGTCCTTCCATGGAACGCCGCCGCCGAACGCGGGGCCGTTGCTCAGGTCGAGATTTCGGGATTCGCTACGTGGCAAGTCACTCCGGACCGGCCGCGAAATCGTCAGGGCAGTGACGTGACGGTGAAAGCGGAGTGGATTCAGCAGGCAACGCCATCACCGTTGCCACGTGTCGCCGTCTCGAGCCGGCTCGCCGATGCGATCTTCACTGGAGAGCGGTGGTCGGCGATGGAGCTGATTGCTGCAGCCACACGTGGCGATTCGATTGCCAGTTTTGCCCTCGGTCCTGCGCGCGAGCTCCGCTTCGAAGTCTGCAGACCTGCGCGAACCGACAGTACGCAAAATGTCGTGGCAATGGTCGAGGGGAGCGATCCACTCCTGAAGCATGAATACATCGTCATGGGTGCGCACTATGACGGGCAAGGGCTCCAGTTCCCGCCAGTCAACGGCGACTCCGTCTTGAATTCTGCAAACGACAATGCGTCGGGCGCTGTTGGATTGATGGCGATCGCGCGCGCCTTCGCGAGCGGCCCCCGTCCGAGGCGTTCGATCATCTTCACGTGGTTTGCCGGGGAAGAGACGCAGATTTCTGGCGCTGATTTCTTCGTCGCACGGCCTCCGGTTCCGCTGCGCAGCATCAAAGTCATGGTGAACCTCGACATGATCGGGCCGGACAAGGACGGTACCGTGGGGCTGGGTTTTTCGAATACCGCACTACGGGACCTGGCGCTGACGACAAATAAGGCTTACGCCAGTGTCGCCTTCGTCGGGCCGGTCGATGGGCGCTTGAAGGGTGGCTCCGACCGCGACGCGTTCGAAGGAAAGCAGATCCCATATCTCGCGTTCGAGGCTGACGGCGGAGACGACAAGCACGCGGTGACAGATGACGTATCGCGCATTGACTACGCCGGCTTTGAACGCATTGTACGAAGTGTATATGTGATCGCGTGGCGCGTCGCAAACGAACAGGTGCTGCGTGTTCGATAGTCACCACCAACGCGAAGTCGCCGATTGCGACGAGGCCTGCGATTCGCTGTCCATAGCTCCGCTGCCGAACCTTGCGTTGCTGTTGACAACGGCTTCAAGGTAGCGGCCTTGCTCCCTGCGGTCGCTGGCCACAACCTATTGAGGGCCGTTGCAACAGAACGCAGCGTTAGCAACTGTCTTGAAAGTCAAGCGACTACGAGTATCGCTGTCGCGGCTTTCGCGCTCCACGTGGTTTTGGTTCGCATCATCGTATTGAGGATGGTGAGCAGTTTCCGCATACACGCGACGAGCGCGAGCTTCTTGGGCTTTCCGGCGGCGACCAATCGCAGGTAGAACTCGCGAATGACCGTGTTGCGACGGCTAGCGACGAGGGCCGCCATGTACAGCACACCACGCACCGTCGCGCGACCGCCTTGCACGAATCGACGACCCCGCATGGTGCCGGAGTCTCGACTCAGTGGTGCAACGCCGACGAGCTTCGCAATGGCGCGACGGGACAAGCGACCGAGTTCTGGTAGGTCCGCGAGGAGCGTCCGTGACAGCACGGGGCCGACACCGGGCACACTGCGCAGGAGCTCATCGCGCTCACGCCAGACGGGACTCTGCCGCACCATCTCGCCAAGATCCGTGTCCGTCGAGCGCAACTCGCGCTCAAGGAATGTGATGTGCGACTTGAGACTTTTGCGCACCTGCTTTTTGCCCGTGCCGAACACTTGGCCCACGCGATTGCGCTCCGCCTGCAGCATCTCCAACAGCTGCCGCCGTCGCGTAAGCAGCGCATCCAGCTCGTGCGCGGCGGCGTCCGGAATGAGGCGCACTTCCGGTCGGACGACGTCGGCGAAGCGCGCGAGGATGTCGGCGTCAATGCGATCTGTTTTCGCCAGCTGCCCCGTCGCCTTCGCAAAGTCCCGCACCTGGCGTGGATTCACCACCACCACGGGCAGTGACGCCGCGGCGAGCGCGGCAACGGCGAGCAGCTCGTATCCGCCGGTCGCCTCCAGCACGATCAACTGCGGTCTGTTCGAGGCGACGCGCTGCACTAACGTACGCACGCCCCGTTCATCGTTCTCCACGGTGAATCGCTCTGCACTCGGCAGCACGCTGATCACCAACTCGGCTTTCGCCACATCGATGCCGACAAACATCTGC
This region of Gemmatimonas groenlandica genomic DNA includes:
- a CDS encoding M28 family peptidase; amino-acid sequence: MRQFTIVGAVLVAAIVSPTDSRGQVPVAVRQAASGIKRADLERQIGVLAADSMLGRLTPSPELDQAATYIAHALSTSRVRPFGDGGSYLQHVRFDVIRADSRCSFAALDGARFAMPNDVRLPTRGASSTDPVAAQGPLVYVQHGWVNKALGIDPYAGLDLRGKIAVVTGYPGGPQRLQADRARGGQFVLPWNAAAERGAVAQVEISGFATWQVTPDRPRNRQGSDVTVKAEWIQQATPSPLPRVAVSSRLADAIFTGERWSAMELIAAATRGDSIASFALGPARELRFEVCRPARTDSTQNVVAMVEGSDPLLKHEYIVMGAHYDGQGLQFPPVNGDSVLNSANDNASGAVGLMAIARAFASGPRPRRSIIFTWFAGEETQISGADFFVARPPVPLRSIKVMVNLDMIGPDKDGTVGLGFSNTALRDLALTTNKAYASVAFVGPVDGRLKGGSDRDAFEGKQIPYLAFEADGGDDKHAVTDDVSRIDYAGFERIVRSVYVIAWRVANEQVLRVR
- a CDS encoding IS110 family transposase; this encodes MFVGIDVAKAELVISVLPSAERFTVENDERGVRTLVQRVASNRPQLIVLEATGGYELLAVAALAAASLPVVVVNPRQVRDFAKATGQLAKTDRIDADILARFADVVRPEVRLIPDAAAHELDALLTRRRQLLEMLQAERNRVGQVFGTGKKQVRKSLKSHITFLERELRSTDTDLGEMVRQSPVWRERDELLRSVPGVGPVLSRTLLADLPELGRLSRRAIAKLVGVAPLSRDSGTMRGRRFVQGGRATVRGVLYMAALVASRRNTVIREFYLRLVAAGKPKKLALVACMRKLLTILNTMMRTKTTWSAKAATAILVVA